A part of Geoanaerobacter pelophilus genomic DNA contains:
- a CDS encoding ABC transporter substrate-binding protein, with protein MYKLSFLLTGLSLLLIACSPKEPVRIGYIGSITGKNSDLGVAARDAAILAVESVNTSGGINGRKIELIDKDDAQNPDTAARVAQELIGSKVVAIVGPLASSMTKASLPVINNAKVVMISPTASSNELSGRDDFFFRVMEPNTLFAKHQAETCRKLKIKRVAAIYDIQNKTYTVEMFNTFKDEFVRQGGIVASEIRFDSQSSPSFSRLVAQLDLKSAGAVMVLANTIDSLNIAQQIRKVNPEITILSGACGIAQRDLLEQAGKSIDNIIFTLPVNSRSETAAYRQFSADFKNRFHYEPTFAATLAYDAMQLIFTALRKNPDSARLRDTIKGIESFTGLQGEVKLDRYGDPSRNLFVTRYLKGHEEVIK; from the coding sequence ATGTACAAGCTCAGTTTCCTTCTAACAGGACTGTCGTTGTTACTGATCGCCTGCTCTCCGAAAGAGCCGGTCAGAATCGGCTATATCGGCAGTATCACCGGTAAAAATAGTGATCTGGGGGTTGCCGCCAGGGATGCCGCGATCCTTGCCGTAGAGAGCGTAAACACTTCCGGTGGTATTAACGGCCGTAAAATCGAGCTGATTGACAAAGATGATGCGCAGAACCCTGATACTGCAGCACGGGTTGCCCAAGAACTGATCGGAAGCAAGGTGGTTGCCATCGTGGGTCCTTTGGCCAGTTCCATGACCAAGGCCAGTTTGCCGGTTATCAACAATGCCAAGGTCGTTATGATAAGCCCTACCGCCAGTTCCAACGAACTGAGTGGCAGGGACGATTTTTTCTTCAGGGTCATGGAGCCTAACACCCTTTTTGCCAAACACCAGGCCGAAACTTGCCGTAAGCTGAAGATCAAAAGGGTGGCAGCAATCTATGACATCCAGAACAAGACTTACACGGTCGAAATGTTCAATACCTTTAAGGACGAATTTGTCCGTCAGGGCGGGATTGTGGCCAGCGAGATCCGTTTTGACTCTCAGTCCTCACCTTCATTCAGCCGACTCGTCGCCCAGTTGGATCTGAAGAGCGCCGGGGCGGTCATGGTCTTGGCCAATACCATCGATTCACTCAATATTGCCCAACAGATCCGCAAAGTGAATCCCGAGATCACCATCCTTTCCGGGGCATGCGGCATTGCCCAGCGCGATCTGCTCGAGCAGGCCGGAAAGTCGATTGACAACATCATCTTCACCCTGCCGGTCAACAGCCGATCCGAGACTGCTGCCTACCGGCAATTCAGCGCCGATTTCAAGAACCGGTTCCATTACGAGCCGACCTTTGCAGCAACGCTTGCGTACGACGCCATGCAGCTGATTTTTACCGCACTGCGGAAAAATCCGGACAGCGCCCGGTTGCGCGACACAATCAAGGGGATCGAATCGTTCACCGGCTTGCAGGGTGAGGTGAAACTCGACCGGTATGGCGATCCCAGCCGGAACCTGTTTGTGACCCGGTATCTCAAGGGACATGAAGAGGTTATCAAGTAA
- a CDS encoding sensor histidine kinase — protein MLIGIKRLFLLNSLITAILPIVFIGLISLVVIRHQIIQRIDESSVTLARSVATQITTYLQEPSATFNFLARHLARQSHSEAGIATLLDDLANSYSYFESVYLLDRHGTVREVGFDKEATVDKADFLGMDFSSLEICRQAVVEKRFLWQSTLSVSSGEPTISFCAPLGDGTVLATLSLAKLGKIINSASTGRAYDAFIVDGRGRIIAHPDPAVVQRQENISNLPIIRDSLAGKTSSGNYVFHGKSYRGSAVSIEGFNWVLVVAQDLDVAMAPKAALEKIFLIGMLSVLLMALFVSSVASLMLSRPFKQLSDNARHVINEEYALIEPISSRSREITLLSETLQKMVAAVRARETLLNEQTEELMATEETLRDLNQHLEQRVNERTERLEEAMEELSRVNEDLVQRTTALEDANHYLESFAYSISHDLRAPLRHVSSFSAIVTEEYADKLDETGREYLQRIVRSCSKMDELINAILEFSRVTRQSLNLLPINMMSLAEEAMTDFQAEIDQKGVEVVLGSLPKCTADRVLMKQVLVNLIGNALKYSRNKQNPRIELGCSAQGKELLFFVKDNGAGFDMAAASKLFGVFSRLHRQDEFEGTGVGLAITHNIIQRHGGRIWAEAAPDQGATFWFTLPL, from the coding sequence ATGTTAATAGGCATTAAACGATTATTCCTCCTCAACTCATTGATTACGGCCATCTTGCCGATAGTCTTTATCGGCCTTATTTCATTGGTTGTCATTCGGCACCAGATCATCCAGAGGATCGACGAAAGCAGTGTTACCCTGGCTCGTTCGGTCGCTACCCAGATTACCACCTACCTGCAGGAACCCTCGGCAACGTTTAATTTCCTGGCCCGACACCTTGCTCGTCAGAGTCATTCGGAAGCTGGAATCGCCACGCTTCTGGATGATTTGGCTAATTCCTACAGTTATTTTGAATCGGTTTATCTGCTTGACCGGCACGGGACGGTCAGGGAGGTCGGATTTGATAAGGAGGCCACAGTCGACAAGGCCGATTTCCTAGGTATGGATTTTTCGTCATTGGAGATCTGCCGGCAAGCCGTGGTCGAGAAGCGGTTCCTGTGGCAATCGACTCTTTCGGTATCCAGCGGGGAGCCGACCATCTCTTTTTGTGCGCCGCTTGGCGACGGGACGGTCCTGGCAACACTCAGCCTCGCTAAGCTCGGGAAAATCATCAACAGCGCCAGTACCGGCAGGGCCTACGATGCTTTTATCGTGGACGGCCGTGGCAGGATAATTGCCCATCCTGATCCTGCTGTCGTGCAGAGGCAGGAGAATATCAGCAACCTGCCGATAATTAGAGATAGTCTCGCCGGCAAGACCTCTTCCGGTAATTATGTCTTCCATGGCAAGTCGTACCGTGGGTCTGCAGTAAGCATCGAAGGTTTCAACTGGGTTCTGGTGGTGGCTCAGGATCTCGACGTTGCCATGGCTCCTAAAGCCGCACTAGAAAAAATATTTCTGATCGGGATGCTGTCGGTCCTGCTGATGGCGCTTTTCGTCAGCTCTGTCGCAAGCTTGATGCTGAGCAGGCCCTTCAAGCAATTGTCCGATAATGCCCGCCATGTGATCAATGAAGAGTATGCCCTTATTGAGCCGATTTCGTCACGGTCGCGGGAAATAACTCTGCTTTCCGAGACGCTGCAGAAGATGGTGGCTGCTGTAAGGGCTCGTGAAACGCTGTTAAACGAACAGACTGAAGAGTTAATGGCCACTGAAGAGACTCTGAGGGACCTGAACCAGCATCTCGAACAGCGGGTAAACGAGCGGACAGAGCGTCTTGAAGAGGCAATGGAGGAGCTGAGCCGGGTGAATGAGGATCTGGTACAGAGAACTACAGCCCTGGAAGACGCCAATCACTATCTGGAATCGTTCGCCTACTCCATTTCCCATGACCTGAGAGCACCGTTACGCCATGTGAGCAGCTTTTCTGCTATCGTGACCGAAGAATATGCCGACAAGCTTGACGAGACCGGGAGAGAATACCTGCAGCGCATCGTCAGGTCCTGTTCGAAAATGGATGAGCTGATTAACGCCATCCTCGAATTCTCTCGGGTAACGCGGCAATCGCTAAACCTGCTGCCGATTAACATGATGAGTCTTGCTGAAGAGGCTATGACTGATTTCCAGGCTGAGATTGATCAGAAAGGTGTGGAGGTGGTGCTCGGTTCACTGCCAAAGTGTACCGCTGACAGGGTGCTTATGAAACAGGTGCTGGTAAACCTGATAGGTAACGCCTTGAAATACTCGCGAAACAAGCAGAACCCAAGGATAGAACTTGGCTGTTCAGCACAGGGGAAAGAGCTGCTGTTTTTTGTCAAGGATAACGGGGCAGGGTTTGATATGGCAGCCGCATCAAAGTTGTTTGGCGTATTCAGCCGTCTTCACCGGCAGGACGAGTTCGAAGGGACCGGCGTCGGCCTTGCCATAACCCATAATATCATCCAACGGCACGGTGGCAGGATCTGGGCTGAAGCTGCACCCGACCAGGGTGCCACCTTCTGGTTCACCCTGCCGCTATGA
- a CDS encoding ABC transporter permease — MMNLLQTLKIALRALRTNKMRSFLTMLGIIIGIAAVIAMMAVGSGASYVISQQIASIGSNIILVIPGSTTSGGLRAGFGSSQTLTSDDMKAIMTECPSVESAAPNVRTSGSVVYGNMNWSTIIMGTTPEYFDIREWGIVSGRSMVQQDVDGGSKTCLLGQTVAENLFGGDDPVGKIIRIKKVPFTVIGVLDRKGQSPQGQDQDDTIFVPFRTAQRNLIRSQQQNSVGAIMVKGKSEELLGKAEEEIKALLDQRHRITNGKEPDYSTRNLSEILAVAEQSSKAMSLLLGAVASISLIVGGIGIMNIMLVSVTERTREIGIRMAIGARRNDILMQFMTEAVLLTMIGGIIGICMGAGGAMVVSKMLEWPTLISIQSVSIAFIFSAAVGIFFGFYPARKAAQLNPIDALRYE; from the coding sequence CTGATGAACTTATTACAAACCCTGAAAATAGCCCTAAGAGCCCTGCGCACCAACAAGATGCGCTCCTTTCTGACCATGCTCGGCATCATCATCGGCATTGCCGCAGTGATCGCGATGATGGCGGTCGGCTCCGGCGCAAGCTACGTCATCTCTCAGCAGATTGCCAGCATCGGCTCAAATATAATCCTGGTCATTCCGGGTTCAACAACCAGTGGCGGGCTACGTGCCGGTTTCGGCTCTTCGCAGACGCTCACCAGCGACGACATGAAAGCGATCATGACCGAGTGTCCGTCCGTCGAGTCGGCGGCTCCCAACGTCCGCACCTCGGGGTCGGTTGTTTACGGCAATATGAACTGGTCCACCATTATCATGGGCACCACACCGGAATACTTCGACATTCGCGAATGGGGGATAGTCAGCGGCAGGTCCATGGTCCAGCAGGATGTGGACGGCGGCTCCAAGACCTGCCTGCTTGGCCAGACGGTCGCGGAGAACCTTTTCGGCGGTGATGACCCGGTGGGGAAGATCATTCGAATCAAAAAAGTCCCGTTCACAGTTATCGGCGTATTGGATCGCAAGGGGCAGTCACCTCAGGGACAGGACCAGGATGACACTATCTTCGTTCCGTTCAGAACGGCACAGCGAAACCTCATCCGTTCCCAGCAGCAGAACAGTGTCGGCGCCATAATGGTCAAGGGTAAAAGCGAGGAGTTGCTCGGTAAGGCAGAAGAAGAGATAAAGGCGTTGCTGGATCAGCGCCACCGAATCACCAACGGTAAGGAGCCGGACTATTCGACCCGGAACCTGTCAGAGATCCTGGCAGTGGCGGAGCAGTCGTCAAAAGCGATGTCGTTGTTGCTGGGAGCAGTTGCCTCCATTTCGCTGATTGTCGGGGGGATCGGTATTATGAACATCATGCTGGTTTCGGTCACTGAGCGAACCCGTGAGATCGGCATCAGGATGGCCATTGGGGCCCGTCGCAACGACATCCTGATGCAGTTCATGACCGAGGCAGTTCTGCTGACCATGATCGGTGGGATAATAGGGATTTGCATGGGCGCTGGAGGAGCAATGGTGGTATCGAAAATGCTCGAATGGCCGACCCTGATTTCGATACAGTCAGTCAGCATCGCCTTCATTTTCTCTGCGGCAGTCGGCATCTTCTTCGGCTTTTACCCGGCCCGCAAGGCTGCGCAGCTGAACCCGATCGATGCCCTCAGGTACGAGTGA
- a CDS encoding ABC transporter ATP-binding protein: MNTVISLSEIRRVFVMGDQQFEALKGVSFDVAEGEFVAIMGASGSGKSTCMNILGCLDLPTSGSYLLDNLHVGEMSADQLAAIRNRKLGFVFQGFNLLARTPAVENVELPLIYSGISAKDRRVKALAALEQVGLAGKENNHPSQLSGGQQQRVAIARALVNNPAVILADEPTGNLDSTTSEEIMALFTDLNRKGITIIMVTHEHDVAAYAGRQITFRDGQIIGDTRS, translated from the coding sequence GTGAATACAGTTATCTCGCTATCCGAGATTCGCCGGGTATTTGTTATGGGCGACCAGCAGTTTGAAGCGCTGAAAGGGGTATCGTTCGACGTTGCCGAAGGGGAATTCGTAGCGATCATGGGGGCGTCCGGCAGCGGAAAATCTACCTGCATGAATATCCTCGGCTGCCTCGACCTCCCCACCTCCGGTAGCTATCTCCTGGACAACCTTCATGTGGGTGAGATGTCAGCCGATCAATTGGCCGCCATCCGCAACCGTAAACTGGGCTTCGTCTTTCAGGGGTTCAACCTGCTGGCCCGCACCCCGGCAGTTGAAAACGTAGAGCTACCCTTGATCTATTCCGGGATCTCCGCTAAAGATCGCCGGGTTAAGGCACTGGCGGCCCTTGAGCAAGTGGGGCTTGCTGGCAAAGAGAACAACCACCCGTCGCAATTATCCGGCGGCCAGCAACAGCGGGTGGCCATTGCCAGGGCCCTGGTCAACAACCCGGCAGTGATCCTAGCCGACGAACCGACAGGCAATCTGGACAGCACTACCAGCGAAGAGATCATGGCGCTCTTCACAGACCTCAACCGCAAGGGGATAACCATTATCATGGTCACCCACGAACATGATGTAGCAGCCTACGCAGGGCGACAAATCACCTTCCGTGACGGTCAAATCATTGGGGACACAAGAAGCTGA
- a CDS encoding efflux RND transporter periplasmic adaptor subunit gives MKKAIICLVVLAILAAGGWYLASTRKPAVSYKTAKIERGTIVSTVAATGNLSAVTTVQVGTQVSGTIQKLYVDYNSRVKKGQTIAEIDPSLFNASVEQARGNALNAEANLLKAKVTLADAERTLNRNKKLLSDGIISQSDYDVAETATQSAKASLKAAEGSVAQTKGALQLARTNLRYSVIRSPVDGVVISRAVDVGQTVAASFQTPTLFTIAQDLTKMQIETSVDEADISRVLVGQKASFTVDAYPEQTFGGKVVQVRSAPVVTQNVVTYIVVVNVDNKDLKLKPGMTANVSIEVGRKDNVLKLPPAALRFKPKAKLDEAKDKKPGSSLQPGGKPGRKEKGQQVYTLKENKPVAVTIKTGIGNNSSIELLEGPLKEGDEVIVEQQGGDTKKKSGNAMGGSPMGPRPH, from the coding sequence ATGAAGAAGGCGATCATCTGTTTAGTTGTTCTGGCAATCCTTGCCGCTGGCGGCTGGTATCTGGCAAGTACGAGAAAACCTGCGGTCTCCTATAAAACGGCAAAGATTGAGCGGGGTACGATTGTGTCCACCGTGGCGGCAACCGGCAATCTCAGTGCCGTCACCACGGTCCAGGTCGGCACCCAGGTATCAGGCACCATCCAGAAGCTCTACGTCGACTACAACTCCAGGGTCAAGAAAGGCCAGACCATAGCTGAAATCGACCCGTCGCTATTCAATGCCTCAGTTGAACAGGCCAGAGGCAACGCACTGAATGCCGAGGCGAACCTGCTAAAAGCGAAGGTAACCCTTGCCGATGCCGAGCGGACTTTGAACCGCAATAAAAAACTGCTGAGCGACGGTATTATTTCCCAGAGCGATTACGACGTAGCAGAGACGGCCACCCAGTCAGCCAAAGCATCACTCAAGGCAGCCGAAGGTAGCGTTGCCCAGACCAAGGGGGCTTTGCAGCTAGCCAGGACTAATCTTCGTTATTCGGTGATCCGCTCACCTGTGGATGGTGTGGTCATCTCCCGAGCCGTTGATGTGGGCCAGACCGTGGCTGCCTCTTTCCAGACTCCGACTCTGTTCACCATTGCTCAGGACCTCACCAAGATGCAGATTGAGACCAGTGTCGACGAGGCTGACATCAGCCGGGTCTTGGTGGGACAAAAAGCGAGTTTCACGGTTGACGCCTATCCCGAGCAGACATTCGGCGGCAAAGTTGTCCAGGTCCGGAGTGCTCCGGTCGTAACTCAGAATGTAGTCACCTACATTGTCGTGGTAAATGTTGACAACAAGGATTTGAAGCTCAAGCCGGGGATGACCGCCAATGTTTCTATTGAGGTCGGAAGAAAGGACAATGTCCTGAAACTCCCTCCTGCAGCACTCCGTTTCAAACCCAAGGCAAAGCTCGATGAAGCCAAGGATAAAAAGCCGGGTTCTTCCCTGCAGCCCGGCGGCAAGCCAGGCCGCAAAGAGAAGGGGCAGCAGGTTTACACCCTGAAAGAGAATAAACCGGTAGCGGTTACAATCAAGACTGGCATCGGCAACAACAGCAGCATCGAACTGCTGGAAGGGCCGCTCAAAGAGGGTGATGAAGTCATTGTCGAGCAACAGGGCGGCGACACCAAGAAAAAATCAGGCAATGCAATGGGCGGCTCGCCAATGGGACCGAGACCGCATTGA
- a CDS encoding DUF362 domain-containing protein, whose protein sequence is METCTVSNIRVENYHNTVVRAGLEALLAPLGGMSRFVLPGERVLIKPNMLSAKHPDKAVTTHPTVVKEVILLVREAGGIPFVGDSPGVGGVHRVAEKSGILDVLRETGTELVEFSESREMNGSGMFKRIPLATPYLDADRVINLPKLKTHEMMTITCGVKNLFGAVVGTAKAAWHLKAGADRELFARLLVEIYEVRHPDLTIVDAITAMEGDGPGSGDPRFVGCLLAGANALAVDKVAADIIGIPDKMRYVERAAERLGLPGVAAGSIRVLGDQPAELRVPDFRLPHISDVQFGLPGFLKHRLKSQLTSRPVAIAGKCVLCGICRDACPPGAITISNGQLSIDYRSCIRCFCCRELCPHAALAVREGLLLKLAKRVL, encoded by the coding sequence ATGGAAACATGCACGGTAAGTAATATCAGAGTCGAAAACTATCACAACACCGTTGTTCGCGCCGGGCTGGAAGCGCTGCTTGCCCCGCTGGGAGGGATGTCACGCTTTGTCTTACCCGGCGAGAGAGTGCTCATCAAACCGAACATGCTCTCGGCCAAGCATCCGGACAAGGCAGTGACCACTCATCCTACGGTGGTGAAAGAGGTCATTCTGCTGGTACGTGAAGCCGGAGGCATTCCTTTTGTCGGCGATTCCCCCGGTGTGGGGGGTGTGCACCGGGTGGCAGAAAAGTCAGGAATCCTGGACGTTCTGCGAGAAACCGGCACCGAGCTGGTCGAATTCTCAGAATCCCGTGAGATGAATGGCTCCGGCATGTTCAAGCGGATACCCCTGGCGACACCTTATCTCGATGCTGACAGGGTTATCAACCTCCCGAAACTGAAGACCCACGAGATGATGACCATCACCTGCGGGGTCAAGAACCTGTTCGGTGCCGTGGTCGGCACTGCCAAGGCTGCCTGGCACCTCAAGGCCGGAGCTGACCGAGAACTGTTCGCGCGGTTGCTCGTGGAAATCTACGAGGTACGCCATCCGGACTTGACCATTGTTGACGCCATAACCGCCATGGAAGGTGACGGTCCCGGCAGCGGCGATCCTCGTTTTGTCGGGTGCCTGCTGGCAGGAGCCAATGCGCTGGCCGTTGACAAGGTTGCCGCCGACATTATCGGCATCCCCGACAAAATGAGATATGTGGAAAGAGCCGCAGAAAGGCTGGGGCTTCCCGGTGTTGCCGCAGGCTCGATAAGAGTGCTGGGCGACCAGCCGGCAGAACTGAGGGTTCCCGATTTTCGCCTACCTCATATTTCCGATGTTCAGTTCGGATTGCCCGGCTTTCTGAAGCATCGACTCAAGAGCCAGTTGACTTCGCGACCGGTAGCGATTGCAGGTAAATGTGTACTTTGTGGGATCTGCCGCGATGCCTGCCCCCCGGGGGCAATCACCATAAGCAATGGCCAACTCAGCATCGATTATCGTAGCTGCATCAGGTGTTTCTGCTGTCGGGAACTCTGTCCGCATGCCGCTTTGGCTGTTCGTGAAGGCCTGCTCTTGAAACTGGCAAAAAGGGTTTTGTAA